Proteins found in one Triticum aestivum cultivar Chinese Spring chromosome 4D, IWGSC CS RefSeq v2.1, whole genome shotgun sequence genomic segment:
- the LOC123100058 gene encoding G-type lectin S-receptor-like serine/threonine-protein kinase At2g19130, with translation MGSRCKLGLLLLLECLSSSAAAAASDSLSVGESLTGNRTLVSEGGKFELGFFSPAGDSSYYVGIWYKQIPVQTVIWVMNRDRPVSDPSSSELTLAPDGNLVLLLNQNQIWSSTIHARTSNGPVVAALLDSGNLVLRGRQPGNSSEVMWQSFEHPTDTLMPGGWVGLNKSSGAYQTLVSWRSAVDPSTGLYMDWVDPSGSGQYTFSWNGTTVYHRVGASSGQRFASVPEMGMSARYKYNSVNNDEEVSFSFEVVNPSTLSRMVMSPHGQLTMFDWSSESRQWLLHWATPTSPCDVYSVCGPFGLCDVAGSQYCRCLPAFDAASPGDWSGGCARKTSLHCSNGTSTDGFLPVENVKLPSSYFSAAGSSGDCASACLRNCSCTAYAYSGGCMVWGGDLRNIQQVTHGEAGSSTLFLRVAAADLTATGNHGGASTNERDVILVASSVSFLTILCLFVFVCWRRRGANTVRHDGSLLVFSHGYLARCTDNFSQKLGMGSFGSVYKGTLRDGVHTAVAVKRLEGSAQGEKQFRAEVRTLGTIHHVNLVRLRGFCATRRERLLVYDYMPNGSLASAMAGPSFGLLDWGTRFGIMAGVARGLAYLHEQCQERIVHCDVKPENILLDTAFRPKVADFGMAKLIGRDFSHALTTARGTVGYLAPEWVLGLPITPKADVYSYGMTLLELVSGRRNRDAGGRGAGHFPLWAATKVSEGQFVALLDERLAGDADVGELGRACSVACWCIQQSEAMRPTMGQVVQVLEGSLTVGAAPVPRHLEVFCAEDSRTL, from the coding sequence ATGGGCTCTCGGTGCAAACTCGGTCTGCTCCTCTTGCTCGAGTGCCTGAGCTCCTCTGCCGCCGCGGCAGCCTCCGACTCGCTCTCCGTGGGAGAATCCCTCACCGGGAACCGGACGCTGGTCTCGGAGGGAGGCAAGTTTGAGCTGGGCTTCTTCTCCCCGGCCGGCGACTCCAGCTACTACGTCGGCATATGGTACAAGCAGATCCCGGTGCAGACCGTCATTTGGGTGATGAACAGGGACCGCCCTGTCTCCGACCCATCGTCCTCGGAGCTGACGCTAGCTCCGGACGGCAACCTCGTCCTCCTCCTGAACCAGAACCAAATCTGGTCGTCGACCATTCACGCACGTACGAGCAACGGGCCCGTCGTGGCGGCGCTCCTCGACAGCGGGAACCTCGTTCTGCGGGGCCGGCAGCCGGGCAACTCGTCGGAGGTCATGTGGCAGAGCTTCGAGCACCCGACCGACACGCTCATGCCGGGCGGCTGGGTCGGGCTGAACAAGAGCAGCGGCGCGTACCAGACGCTCGTGTCATGGAGGAGCGCCGTCGACCCATCCACGGGATTGTACATGGACTGGGTCGACCCGTCCGGGTCCGGCCAGTACACCTTCTCGTGGAACGGCACGACCGTGTACCACCGCGTCGGTGCGTCGAGCGGCCAGCGCTTCGCCTCCGTGCCGGAGATGGGCATGTCGGCTAGGTACAAGTACAACTCCGTCAACAACGACGAGGAGGTCAGCTTCTCCTTTGAGGTGGTCAACCCATCTACCCTGTCGAGGATGGTGATGAGCCCGCACGGGCAGCTCACCATGTTCGACTGGTCCAGCGAGTCCCGGCAGTGGCTGCTCCACTGGGCGACCCCCACGTCGCCGTGCGACGTGTACTCGGTGTGCGGGCCCTTCGGCCTGTGCGACGTGGCCGGCTCGCAGTACTGCCGGTGCTTGCCGGCGTTCGACGCCGCGTCGCCGGGGGATTGGAGCGGTGGCTGCGCGAGGAAGACGAGCTTGCACTGCAGCAACGGCACATCGACCGATGGGTTCCTTCCGGTGGAAAATGTCAAGCTGCCGAGCAGTTATTTCTCCGCGGCAGGTAGCTCCGGAGATTGCGCGTCGGCGTGCTTGAGAAACTGCTCTTGTACGGCGTATGCGTACAGCGGTGGTTGCATGGTGTGGGGTGGTGATCTCAGGAACATTCAGCAGGTCACCCACGGCGAAGCCGGCTCGTCCACTCTGTTCCTCCGAGTCGCCGCCGCCGATCTTACTGCCACCGGTAACCATGGCGGCGCGTCAACAAATGAACGCGACGTCATCCTGGTCGCGTCTTCGGTATCTTTTCTCACGATACTCTGCTTGTTCGTCTTCGTTTGCTGGAGGCGACGTGGCGCGAATACTGTGCGGCACGACGGCTCTCTTCTGGTGTTCAGCCACGGCTATCTGGCGCGGTGCACGGACAACTTCTCCCAGAAGCTGGGCATGGGGAGCTTTGGCTCCGTGTACAAAGGGACTCTCCGTGACGGTGTCCACACAGCGGTGGCCGTCAAGAGGCTCGAGGGATCGGCGCAGGGGGAGAAGCAGTTCCGCGCCGAGGTGAGGACCCTGGGGACGATCCACCACGTCAATCTCGTACGCCTTCGCGGGTTCTGCGCGACGAGGCGCGAGCGGCTGCTGGTGTACGACTACATGCCCAACGGCTCCTTGGCCTCCGCCATGGCCGGCCCGAGCTTCGGGCTGCTGGACTGGGGCACCAGGTTCGGGATCATGGCCGGCGTCGCCAGGGGCCTCGCCTACCTCCACGAGCAGTGCCAGGAGCGCATCGTGCACTGCGACGTGAAGCCGGAGAACATACTCCTGGACACGGCCTTCCGCCCCAAGGTGGCCGACTTCGGCATGGCGAAGCTCATCGGGCGGGACTTCAGCCACGCGCTGACCACGGCGCGGGGCACGGTGGGGTACCTGGCGCCGGAGTGGGTCCTGGGCCTGCCCATCACGCCCAAGGCGGACGTGTACAGCTACGGCATGACGCTGCTGGAGCTCGTCTCCGGCCGGAGGAACCGGGACGCCGGCGGCCGCGGCGCGGGCCACTTCCCGCTCTGGGCGGCCACCAAGGTCAGCGAGGGGCAGTTTGTGGCGCTCTTGGACGAGAGGCTGGCGGGGGACGCGGacgtgggggagctgggccgggcgTGCAGCGTCGCGTGCTGGTGCATACAGCAGAGCGAGGCGATGAGGCCGACGATGGGGCAGGTGGTGCAGGTTCTGGAGGGGTCGCTCACGGTGGGGGCTGCGCCCGTGCCCAGACACCTCGAGGTGTTCTGTGCGGAGGATTCGCGCACGCTCTGA